One window of the Candidatus Edwardsbacteria bacterium RifOxyA12_full_54_48 genome contains the following:
- a CDS encoding fructose-6-phosphate aldolase (similar to novel fructose-6-phosphate aldolase from Escherichia coli; enzyme from Methanocaldococcus janaschii shows transaldolase activity), whose product MKLFIDTANVSEIKEAASWGIIDGVTTNPSLIAKEGRDFAQVVKEICAIVDGPVSAEVLSPDAPGMLKEAQPLIKIHPNVAVKIPMTLEGLKAVKELSAQGVKTHITLVFSANQALLAAKAGATFISPFVGRLDDVSEYGIGLIEEIVQIYGNYDLPTQVLAASIRTPLHVLDCAKIGAHIATVPFSVLKMLAQHPLTDIGIKKFNDDWAKAKK is encoded by the coding sequence ATGAAGCTGTTCATAGATACCGCCAACGTGTCCGAGATCAAAGAGGCCGCCAGCTGGGGGATCATCGACGGAGTGACCACCAATCCCAGCCTGATCGCCAAGGAGGGGCGCGATTTCGCCCAGGTGGTCAAGGAGATCTGCGCCATAGTGGACGGGCCGGTTTCGGCCGAGGTGTTAAGCCCCGACGCCCCCGGCATGCTGAAGGAGGCCCAGCCGCTGATCAAGATCCATCCCAATGTGGCCGTCAAGATTCCGATGACCCTGGAGGGCTTGAAGGCGGTCAAGGAACTGTCGGCCCAGGGCGTCAAGACGCACATCACCCTGGTGTTCTCGGCCAACCAGGCGCTGTTGGCGGCCAAGGCCGGGGCCACCTTCATCAGCCCCTTCGTGGGGCGGCTGGATGATGTTTCGGAGTACGGCATCGGCCTGATAGAGGAGATCGTCCAGATCTACGGAAACTACGACCTGCCCACCCAGGTGCTGGCGGCCAGCATCCGAACGCCCCTGCATGTGCTGGACTGCGCCAAGATAGGGGCACATATCGCCACGGTGCCCTTCAGTGTGCTGAAGATGCTGGCCCAGCATCCCCTGACCGATATCGGGATCAAGAAATTCAATGACGACTGGGCCAAGGCAAAGAAATAA
- a CDS encoding NADH dehydrogenase translates to MKAIMTRRSIRSYTGKKVSASQIKKLLEAAMNAPSACNQQAWQFIVVSDRKVLTAITKIHPYAQMLKQASCSIVVCGDIKAEQCKDYWVQDCSAATQNILLAAHALGLGAVWLGVYPRMERLKNLQKLLGMPKKVMPLSIISIGYPKTKVKPVNRYSAKKVHHDKW, encoded by the coding sequence ATCAAAGCCATCATGACCCGGCGCAGCATCCGCAGTTACACCGGCAAGAAAGTATCGGCCTCGCAGATCAAGAAGCTGCTGGAAGCCGCCATGAATGCCCCCTCGGCCTGCAATCAGCAGGCCTGGCAGTTCATCGTGGTGTCGGATCGAAAAGTGTTGACCGCCATCACCAAGATCCATCCCTATGCCCAGATGCTAAAACAGGCCTCCTGTTCCATAGTGGTCTGCGGCGATATCAAAGCCGAGCAATGCAAGGATTACTGGGTGCAGGACTGCTCGGCGGCCACCCAGAACATTCTGCTGGCCGCCCATGCCCTGGGCCTGGGGGCGGTGTGGCTGGGGGTCTACCCCCGGATGGAGAGGTTGAAAAACCTGCAGAAATTGCTGGGCATGCCTAAAAAGGTGATGCCTCTATCGATAATTTCGATTGGTTATCCCAAAACCAAAGTTAAGCCAGTGAATCGTTATTCCGCTAAAAAAGTTCATCATGACAAATGGTGA
- a CDS encoding aldo/keto reductase, producing the protein MQFRKFGKDDFQASILGFGAMRLPLKSADPGDIDLSQATEMIRLAVDSGVNYVDTAYGYHNGKSESVVGQALRDGYRQKVRLATKLPYWAVNSIEDMDRIFAEQLARLETGKIDYYLLHALSQTAWEKLKGFKVLEWAQRKSDAGQIGSLGFSFHDGPEVFKQIIDEHNWDFCQIQYNYMDTENQAGSAGLEYANAKSIPVIVMEPLRGGSLANPPENVKVILAKSGIDRTPAEWGLLWAWSQPGVSLVLSGMSNLKQVRDNLLIAENSGSLKMSENDLKVIAEVRKAYLDSKAINCTQCGYCMPCPYGVNIPANFAMYNEAERYNNYNGPKWQYANRLKEEERAAACTGCQRCLPKCPQKLEIPDLLEKVHQALRTQ; encoded by the coding sequence ATGCAATTTCGTAAATTCGGAAAAGATGACTTTCAGGCGTCCATTTTAGGATTTGGCGCCATGCGACTGCCGCTTAAGAGTGCCGATCCGGGAGATATTGATCTGTCCCAGGCTACAGAAATGATCCGCCTGGCGGTGGACAGCGGGGTCAACTATGTCGATACCGCCTATGGCTATCACAACGGAAAGAGCGAATCGGTGGTGGGCCAGGCCCTCAGGGACGGTTACCGCCAAAAGGTCCGGCTGGCCACCAAACTGCCGTATTGGGCGGTCAATTCAATCGAAGATATGGACCGGATATTTGCCGAGCAGCTGGCCAGGCTGGAGACAGGGAAGATAGATTATTATCTGCTTCACGCCCTCAGCCAGACCGCCTGGGAGAAGCTAAAAGGCTTTAAAGTGCTGGAATGGGCTCAAAGAAAGTCGGATGCAGGCCAGATCGGCTCCCTGGGCTTTTCGTTTCACGACGGTCCGGAGGTCTTTAAACAGATAATTGACGAACATAACTGGGATTTCTGCCAGATACAGTATAACTACATGGACACCGAGAACCAAGCTGGTTCAGCCGGATTGGAATATGCTAACGCAAAAAGCATTCCGGTGATAGTGATGGAGCCGCTTAGGGGAGGTTCCTTGGCGAATCCCCCGGAAAACGTAAAAGTAATATTGGCTAAGTCCGGCATCGACCGTACTCCGGCGGAGTGGGGTCTTCTATGGGCTTGGAGCCAGCCTGGGGTTTCCCTGGTGCTCAGCGGGATGAGCAACCTGAAACAGGTCAGGGATAATCTACTGATCGCTGAGAACTCCGGGTCGTTGAAAATGTCCGAGAACGATTTGAAGGTCATAGCAGAGGTCAGAAAGGCCTATCTCGATTCCAAGGCCATAAACTGCACCCAGTGCGGCTATTGTATGCCGTGCCCCTATGGGGTCAATATCCCGGCCAATTTCGCCATGTACAACGAGGCCGAACGCTATAATAACTATAATGGCCCTAAATGGCAGTATGCCAATCGGCTGAAAGAAGAGGAGAGGGCGGCGGCATGCACCGGCTGCCAAAGATGCCTGCCAAAATGTCCCCAAAAACTGGAGATACCCGATCTGCTGGAAAAGGTTCATCAGGCTTTAAGAACACAATAA
- a CDS encoding methylenetetrahydrofolate--tRNA-(uracil(54)-C(5))-methyltransferase (FADH(2)-oxidizing) TrmFO, translated as MQIQADRITIIGGGLAGCEAAYQAVKRGLAVDLYEMRFAGPGARSEFRTPAHETGLLAELVCSNSLKSVERTNAHGLLKAELEMMDSLILRCARETAVPAGKALAVDRMEFARRVTDRIASDKNIKVIGREVTELPDGPLIVASGPLTSDEFAQSLARFAGGENLFFYDAIAPVVSAESLDHKKMFRASRYSDEPGQYWNCPLSKTQYLEFVEQLVRAERHLPHDFEKGHFYEGCLPVEVMAERNVNSLRFGMMKPVGLIDPAENRRPYAVLQLRQENRGGTTLNLVGFQTQLTQPEQRRIFRMIPALERAEFYRYGSIHRNTYLRSPGLIQSTMQSRSNDKIFFAGQITGVEGYVESAAMGLLAGINAGRYSAGKELVSAPEHTVTGSLARYVSDAEKGKDFQPMNANFGLLPPLDDPPRAKKERYVAYAERSLKVMEEFVGIVNR; from the coding sequence ATGCAAATTCAAGCAGACAGGATCACCATCATCGGCGGCGGGCTGGCCGGCTGCGAGGCGGCCTATCAGGCCGTCAAAAGGGGGCTGGCCGTCGACCTCTACGAAATGCGATTTGCCGGCCCGGGCGCCCGGTCCGAATTTCGCACCCCGGCCCATGAGACCGGCCTGCTGGCGGAGCTGGTCTGCAGCAATTCCCTGAAATCGGTCGAAAGGACCAACGCCCACGGCCTTCTCAAGGCCGAACTGGAGATGATGGATTCCCTGATACTGCGGTGCGCCAGGGAGACCGCCGTCCCGGCCGGCAAGGCTCTGGCGGTGGACCGGATGGAGTTTGCCAGGCGGGTGACGGACAGGATAGCTTCGGATAAGAATATCAAAGTTATCGGCCGGGAGGTGACCGAACTGCCGGATGGTCCGCTGATCGTGGCCTCCGGGCCGCTGACCTCGGATGAATTTGCCCAGAGCCTGGCCCGGTTCGCCGGAGGGGAGAACCTCTTCTTTTATGATGCCATCGCTCCGGTGGTGTCGGCTGAATCGCTGGATCATAAAAAAATGTTCCGGGCCAGCCGCTATTCCGATGAGCCCGGGCAATACTGGAACTGTCCTTTAAGCAAAACACAATATCTTGAATTCGTGGAGCAACTGGTAAGGGCCGAAAGGCACCTGCCGCACGATTTCGAAAAGGGGCATTTTTATGAGGGCTGTCTGCCGGTGGAGGTGATGGCCGAGCGGAACGTCAATTCCCTGCGGTTCGGCATGATGAAGCCGGTGGGGCTGATCGATCCGGCCGAGAACCGCCGGCCCTATGCGGTCCTGCAGCTGCGGCAGGAGAACCGCGGCGGCACCACGCTCAACCTGGTGGGCTTTCAGACCCAGCTGACCCAGCCCGAGCAGCGGCGGATCTTTCGGATGATCCCCGCCCTGGAGCGGGCCGAGTTCTACCGCTACGGCAGCATCCACCGCAACACTTATCTGCGAAGCCCGGGTTTGATCCAATCGACCATGCAGTCAAGATCAAACGACAAGATTTTCTTTGCCGGGCAGATCACCGGGGTGGAGGGATATGTGGAATCGGCGGCCATGGGGCTGCTGGCCGGGATCAATGCTGGCAGATATTCCGCCGGCAAAGAATTGGTGTCCGCCCCGGAGCACACCGTGACCGGCTCGCTGGCCCGCTACGTTTCTGATGCGGAGAAGGGAAAGGATTTCCAGCCCATGAATGCCAATTTCGGGCTGCTGCCGCCGCTGGATGATCCGCCCCGGGCGAAGAAAGAACGATACGTAGCCTATGCCGAACGTTCGTTGAAGGTTATGGAAGAATTTGTCGGCATTGTAAACCGTTGA
- a CDS encoding transketolase has protein sequence MEQQPTRFGYAEALLELGAKDKRVVVLDADLSKSTLTSRFAEKYPKRFFDIGIAEQNMLGMAGGLSLTGKIPFVTTYGVFLTGRAWDQIRTSICYADLNVKLAGAHGGLSVGPDGATHQALEEISIMRVLPNMKLIVPCDTHQARRATLAAAQMAGPVYIRLGREPIPVITTLKTPFEPGKAQIIRPGRDVTIVACGLMVYLSLLAAHKLAEEGVSCEVINLHTIKPIDRKALIASAKKTGAVVTAEEHQLAGGMGSAVAEVLAQECPVPVEMVGVKDTFGESGQPWELMKKYHLMDADIIKAIFRVLEKNKTIKR, from the coding sequence ATGGAGCAGCAGCCCACCCGCTTCGGCTATGCCGAAGCCCTGCTGGAACTGGGAGCCAAGGATAAAAGGGTGGTGGTGCTGGACGCCGACCTGTCAAAATCCACCCTGACCAGCCGGTTTGCCGAGAAATATCCCAAAAGATTCTTCGATATCGGCATCGCCGAGCAGAACATGCTGGGGATGGCCGGAGGCCTGTCTTTGACCGGAAAGATCCCGTTCGTCACCACCTACGGTGTCTTTTTGACCGGGAGGGCCTGGGACCAGATACGGACCTCCATCTGCTATGCCGATCTGAATGTCAAGCTGGCCGGGGCCCACGGTGGTCTGTCGGTCGGCCCGGACGGAGCCACCCACCAGGCCTTGGAGGAGATCTCCATCATGCGGGTCCTGCCAAACATGAAGCTGATCGTCCCCTGCGATACCCATCAGGCCCGACGGGCCACCCTGGCGGCGGCCCAAATGGCCGGCCCGGTGTATATCCGATTGGGACGTGAGCCCATCCCGGTGATAACCACTCTAAAAACACCGTTCGAACCCGGCAAGGCCCAGATCATACGGCCGGGCAGGGATGTCACCATCGTGGCCTGCGGATTGATGGTTTATCTGTCACTACTTGCGGCCCATAAGCTGGCTGAAGAAGGCGTCTCTTGTGAAGTGATCAATCTGCACACCATCAAGCCAATAGACCGGAAGGCGCTGATAGCTTCGGCCAAGAAGACCGGGGCGGTGGTCACCGCCGAGGAACACCAGCTGGCCGGAGGCATGGGAAGCGCGGTGGCCGAGGTGCTGGCGCAGGAATGCCCGGTTCCCGTGGAGATGGTGGGGGTAAAGGACACCTTCGGCGAGTCCGGCCAGCCCTGGGAGCTTATGAAGAAATATCATCTGATGGATGCGGATATCATTAAAGCGATTTTCAGGGTTCTTGAGAAAAACAAAACCATTAAGAGGTAA
- a CDS encoding transketolase gives MTLPQLKIIARQIRRDIIEMTYQAGSGHPGGSLSAADIMAVLYFDVMKHDPQKPEWQKRDRFFLSKGHACPVLYAALAEAGYFSKKHLAAFRHLGSVLQGHPHRLKTPGVEMSSGSLGQGLSIAAGTALGLRMDGGKHRVFCLMGDGELQEGQIWEAAMAAGHFKLNNLIGIVDYNNLQIDGPVEKVMGLAPLADKWRAFRWNVIEVDGHDIQRIKKAFIKAGQSKTRPTVIIARTVKGKGVSFMENQAGWHGRAPNREEYMKAIAELNR, from the coding sequence ATGACCCTCCCGCAGTTAAAAATAATAGCCCGACAGATACGCCGGGATATAATCGAGATGACCTATCAGGCGGGCTCCGGGCATCCCGGCGGTTCGCTTTCGGCGGCCGATATCATGGCGGTCCTGTATTTCGATGTTATGAAACACGATCCCCAAAAACCAGAATGGCAAAAGCGGGACCGGTTCTTTTTATCCAAGGGCCACGCCTGTCCGGTGCTGTATGCCGCCTTAGCCGAAGCGGGTTACTTTTCAAAAAAGCATCTGGCCGCCTTCCGGCATCTGGGTTCTGTCTTGCAGGGGCATCCTCATCGGTTAAAAACCCCGGGGGTGGAGATGTCCAGCGGCTCGCTGGGACAGGGATTGTCCATTGCAGCCGGAACGGCCCTGGGATTGAGGATGGACGGCGGTAAACATAGGGTCTTCTGCCTGATGGGAGACGGGGAACTGCAGGAGGGGCAGATCTGGGAGGCGGCCATGGCCGCCGGACATTTCAAGCTGAATAATCTTATCGGCATTGTGGATTACAACAACCTGCAGATAGACGGACCGGTGGAGAAGGTGATGGGCCTGGCCCCGCTGGCCGACAAATGGCGGGCCTTCCGCTGGAATGTCATCGAGGTTGACGGGCATGATATACAGCGGATAAAAAAAGCCTTTATCAAGGCCGGGCAGTCAAAGACAAGGCCCACCGTCATCATAGCCCGAACGGTCAAGGGCAAGGGCGTTTCCTTCATGGAGAACCAGGCCGGCTGGCACGGCAGGGCGCCGAATAGGGAAGAATATATGAAAGCAATCGCAGAGTTGAATCGTTGA
- a CDS encoding DNA topoisomerase I (catalyzes the ATP-dependent breakage of single-stranded DNA followed by passage and rejoining, maintains net negative superhelicity), whose amino-acid sequence MSKNLVVVESPAKAKTIKKYLGKDFEVLSSMGHVIDLPASKLGVDIKDDFKPQYVTIKGKTKTLSQIKKSANAAEKVYLACDPDREGEAIAWHISGQVKDAKKKVHRVMFYEITKDSITKGISHPGKIDMNRVEAQQARRILDRLVGYQVSPFLWTTVRRGLSAGRVQTVALRLICEREDEINAFKPQEYWSLAARLEGKSKTPFEASLLKIDGKKAAIKDGKTSQAIVSELNKSQFAISNIDEKDRKRSTYPPFITSTLQQAAARAYGYSAKKTMMLAQQLYEGVDLGDEGAVGLITYMRTDAVRLAPEAVSAAREFIAQKYGAEYLPAEANHYKSRKGAQEGHEAIRPTMAGRTPEAVKNFLSLDQFKLYGLIWSRFIACQMTPAVYSTKAVDITAGKYLFRATGSTLKFAGFLAAYGVQEDDSGEYADSKMLPELTSEETLKLLELLPKQHFTEPPARYNEASLIKTLEAQGIGRPSTYASIISTLLDRKYVDREQKQLKPTELGQVVSKILVEKFPHIFQVQFTADMENELDKIEQGKLDRIQVLKDFYEPFSRDLTSAESSKEEIKKSLVEETDIKCPNCQSPMVIKWGRFGRFYACSNYPECKTTKPLEEEEEQQKAAEGVLCDKCGGPMVLKRGRFGKFLACSNYPQCKSIKPISTGVPCPEPGCDGQLTERKTKRGKAFFSCSKYPDCKYAVWNKPLPQKCENCGFGHLVEKYTKQRGAFPACPKCKWEPEVKVEKKPEK is encoded by the coding sequence ATGTCAAAGAACCTGGTAGTTGTGGAATCCCCGGCCAAGGCCAAGACCATCAAAAAATACCTGGGCAAGGATTTCGAGGTCCTGTCGTCCATGGGTCATGTGATAGACCTGCCGGCCAGCAAGCTGGGGGTGGACATCAAGGACGATTTCAAACCCCAATATGTGACCATCAAGGGCAAGACCAAGACCCTGTCACAGATCAAGAAAAGCGCCAACGCCGCCGAAAAGGTCTACCTGGCCTGCGACCCCGACCGCGAGGGGGAGGCCATCGCCTGGCATATCTCCGGCCAGGTCAAGGACGCCAAGAAAAAGGTCCACCGGGTGATGTTCTACGAGATCACCAAGGACAGCATCACCAAGGGCATTTCCCATCCCGGCAAGATCGACATGAACCGGGTGGAGGCCCAGCAGGCCCGGCGCATTTTGGACCGGCTGGTGGGCTATCAGGTCAGCCCGTTCCTGTGGACCACTGTCCGCCGCGGGCTTTCGGCCGGCCGGGTGCAGACAGTGGCGTTGCGCCTGATCTGCGAGCGCGAGGATGAGATCAACGCTTTCAAACCCCAGGAATACTGGTCGCTGGCCGCCCGGCTGGAGGGAAAATCAAAAACGCCGTTCGAAGCATCGCTGTTAAAGATAGACGGCAAGAAGGCGGCCATCAAGGACGGCAAGACTTCCCAGGCCATCGTCAGCGAGCTGAATAAATCGCAGTTCGCCATCAGCAACATTGACGAAAAGGACCGCAAGCGCTCCACCTATCCGCCGTTCATCACCAGCACCCTGCAGCAGGCCGCCGCCCGGGCCTACGGTTACAGCGCCAAGAAGACCATGATGCTGGCCCAGCAGCTGTACGAAGGCGTCGACCTGGGCGACGAGGGTGCGGTGGGTCTGATCACCTACATGCGCACCGACGCCGTCCGCCTGGCGCCGGAGGCCGTAAGCGCGGCCCGGGAATTCATTGCCCAAAAATACGGGGCCGAATACCTGCCGGCCGAGGCCAATCATTACAAATCGCGCAAGGGGGCCCAGGAGGGCCACGAGGCCATTCGGCCCACCATGGCCGGAAGGACCCCGGAGGCGGTCAAGAATTTCCTGAGCCTGGACCAGTTCAAATTATACGGCCTGATCTGGAGCCGCTTCATCGCCTGCCAGATGACCCCGGCGGTCTATTCCACCAAGGCGGTGGACATCACCGCCGGCAAATATCTTTTCCGGGCCACCGGGTCCACCTTGAAGTTCGCCGGATTCCTGGCTGCTTACGGGGTGCAGGAGGACGACTCCGGAGAATACGCCGATTCCAAGATGCTGCCCGAATTGACATCGGAAGAAACCCTTAAACTGCTGGAGCTGCTGCCCAAACAGCATTTCACCGAGCCCCCGGCCCGGTACAACGAGGCCAGCCTGATCAAGACCCTGGAGGCTCAGGGCATCGGGCGTCCTTCTACCTATGCCTCCATCATCAGCACCCTGCTGGACCGCAAATACGTGGACCGGGAGCAGAAACAGCTCAAGCCCACCGAGCTGGGACAGGTGGTCAGCAAGATCCTGGTGGAAAAATTCCCCCACATCTTCCAGGTGCAGTTCACCGCCGACATGGAGAACGAGCTGGACAAGATCGAGCAGGGCAAGCTGGACCGCATCCAGGTGCTGAAGGATTTTTACGAACCATTCTCCCGCGACCTGACGTCGGCCGAATCCTCCAAGGAGGAGATCAAAAAATCGCTAGTGGAAGAGACCGACATCAAATGCCCCAACTGCCAGAGCCCGATGGTCATCAAATGGGGACGTTTCGGGCGGTTCTACGCCTGTTCCAACTATCCGGAATGCAAGACCACCAAGCCATTGGAGGAGGAGGAGGAACAGCAGAAGGCGGCGGAAGGCGTGTTATGCGACAAATGCGGCGGGCCGATGGTGCTCAAACGGGGGCGCTTCGGGAAGTTTCTGGCCTGCTCCAACTATCCACAGTGCAAGTCCATCAAGCCCATCTCCACCGGGGTGCCGTGCCCCGAGCCGGGCTGCGACGGCCAGCTGACCGAACGGAAGACCAAAAGGGGGAAGGCCTTCTTCTCCTGCAGCAAATATCCCGACTGCAAGTATGCGGTGTGGAACAAGCCCCTGCCGCAGAAGTGCGAGAACTGCGGGTTCGGGCATCTGGTGGAGAAATACACCAAGCAGCGGGGGGCCTTCCCGGCCTGCCCCAAATGCAAGTGGGAGCCGGAGGTCAAGGTAGAGAAGAAACCGGAAAAATAG
- a CDS encoding lipopolysaccharide heptosyltransferase II: MKSDNQKILIRVPNWIGDAVISTGFIEACKKKHPEASITILAHQRVAELFEADPRVNDIIAFSKEEGLRRIVRSIKSRGFDRAYILPLSFSSALMFRLAGIKQRIGYGSELRGLLLTESLKYSQNDFRSRHILQGYAALLGPDVAPKAPKIYLTDDEKGKAEKRIFAIKAGPEDLVGFGPGATYGPAKMWPVENWIRLGRKLSEGGKRVMIFGSASENELCRDIAVGIGRGTANLAGELSLRESAALLSLIPSFVTNDTGVMHLAAACGARVTAIFGSTSPVWTGPWGEGHRIIYNQEPCSPCYKRICRYGHYNCLKKITPDDVLAG, from the coding sequence ATGAAATCTGACAACCAAAAAATACTCATCCGGGTACCCAACTGGATAGGTGATGCGGTGATCTCCACCGGTTTCATCGAGGCCTGCAAAAAGAAGCATCCCGAAGCCTCGATCACCATCCTGGCTCACCAGCGGGTGGCCGAACTGTTCGAGGCCGATCCCCGGGTGAACGATATCATCGCTTTCAGCAAGGAAGAGGGCCTGCGGCGCATCGTCCGGAGCATCAAAAGCAGGGGATTCGACCGGGCCTACATCCTGCCCTTGTCATTCTCCTCGGCTCTGATGTTCCGCCTGGCGGGGATAAAACAAAGGATCGGATACGGCTCGGAACTCCGGGGTCTGCTGCTGACCGAGAGCCTGAAATATTCGCAAAATGATTTTCGCTCCCGCCATATCCTGCAGGGCTATGCCGCCCTTCTGGGACCGGACGTCGCGCCCAAAGCTCCGAAGATATATCTGACCGATGACGAAAAGGGAAAGGCCGAGAAGAGGATCTTTGCCATCAAGGCCGGGCCGGAGGACCTGGTGGGCTTCGGGCCGGGCGCCACCTACGGACCGGCCAAGATGTGGCCGGTGGAGAACTGGATCCGGCTGGGGCGGAAATTATCGGAAGGCGGAAAGAGGGTGATGATCTTCGGCTCCGCTTCGGAGAATGAGCTCTGCCGGGATATCGCGGTGGGGATAGGGCGGGGGACGGCCAACCTGGCCGGAGAACTGAGCCTGCGGGAAAGCGCGGCCCTGCTGAGCCTGATCCCGTCCTTTGTCACCAACGACACCGGGGTGATGCACCTGGCGGCGGCCTGCGGGGCCAGAGTGACGGCCATCTTCGGCTCCACCAGCCCGGTCTGGACCGGCCCCTGGGGAGAGGGGCACCGAATAATATACAATCAGGAGCCCTGCAGTCCCTGTTACAAAAGGATCTGCCGGTACGGACATTATAACTGCCTGAAGAAGATCACCCCCGATGATGTTCTCGCCGGATGA